The nucleotide sequence TAGAGAAACTACCTTCCATTGTTCAATCCATGAGATGAAGATAAAGTAAAGCAAATGAGCTTTTATGCATCTCTAATCTTTTGAATATGTTAAAATTAAGCTGTCTTAAATATTATAAGCACTTAGATAAAACTAATTATTCTATTTACTAAATTATTGGTATCAAAATAATGTATAAACTTTAAAGCATCAACTGGAACATAGATTTTACAAATGCAATGGAACTAGTAACAATTTATTGACCCACGGTgaaataaacattatcaatttcaCTAGAAAACTATAGCAGATATTGTGTTACAGACTgaagttaaaaaatatatacttggCTAAATCTAATAGCAAAAACACTAAATAACATACATCTTGTATTATGCTGAAGACATCCTTTATGGCTAGTGGTATGATACCAGGAGACTTGGGATCACCCTATAAATGGAAATATCAGCAAAAAAGATAAGTTCAAATAAGGAGATTAATTCAGCTTCCTGGAAATTTATGAATATATCACAAAGTTTTACACCCAAATTAAAAGTCAAATGCTGAATTTCAAAATTACCACAGGTAACAAACAAGGACAACTTTTATTATCCAACCACTGTAGATGGTCTCACAGTCAAGACTCATAAAACATAAAGAAGATAAATAACAACAAATATTAGAGAATGCAAAAGATAGCATGTGAATTAAAATTTTGGATCATCTTAAAGGATGAACTAGAGAATATAGCATGAGAAACTAAGAAGTAAATGACTTTATTGCAAAGAGAAGTAACTTTATACATTGAAATGTCACATCAAGAATTTGAGCTTAGCTCTAGATGCCACTGGCCGGATATCTAATATGTTGCACCTGATTTGGAATCTCAAGTAATAATGTTTGTTGACAATTTCCACAGGATTTTCTTCACTGGAAGCCTCCTAAAAAACTTGTGTAGattggatcttttttttttattgatgctGCATATCCAGTTAATGGAGTTCATTGATAAGAACTGTGTTATCTCAGATAGCCCACCCCGATCTAAATTGATGGTCAAGACCAAAAACCCATTTCAAAGTATGAATTAACAGAAATTTATGTGGATGTAGCATCATCTTTTCCTTTGTTACCTTTCACCCATCCTTTTTTCTCTCCTCCTATATACCTCTCCaagatttctttcttctttgttcttttttctttgctTTTGATACTATTATATGCTTTGCTGAGCAACTACACATTAACCTACACTGGACCCAGTATGTATCATACTTGCTTTCATGCAACTTGACAGAAGATGAAGCtagaaatcaatcacatgagaaAAAAGAGGCTGATGTTCTCATCAGATCAGCGAAAAGGCATACAAGTGAAAATCAATCAAGTGACTATAGCAACATGTTCTATAGGAGAGAATGAAAGTGTATTTGAGTTGCCGAAGAAGTGATTAGAATAGTAAGTTTTTGGCATATGATGCAACACAAGCTGACAAAACAAGTGACTCAATCTAATTTGTGAGCTTGAATAATCCAACAGTTTGTCAGAAGAAAAAAACAATTAACACATGGCAAGCCATTTCCAGACATGAAATCCATGAGAAATAGATAGGAAGTTCTGCTCCCTAAAGCAtaaggtgaaaattttctttaccATACGTTCCTCCATGAAAAATTGACCCACCAACTTTCCAAGGATAAGAATTTTTTAACAGCAAGATCAAGCGAGAAATAGTCCAACAATTCCGCAACATAATTAAAGGGCACTAAAACCAAGGGCACCAATTAGGATTAACCAAATCTTGGTACCATAAGTGAGCCCTTTTGCTATTTTTGGCAACACACGAGTACCACTCTCTTGTAAGCATATTGCCAATGTGAAAACAATTTTTATTTCGGTTTCATTGAAGACGAGATTCATCAGGGGCAGCATCAAGATGAGATTTAGACACAACGGCTTAGCTTCTTCTCCCATTTTAATGAAGGTAACAGTAACAACACAATAAATCTATACAAAGTATATTATCTTAAAATACAAATTACATGATCAAACCAATCGTAAAAAAAAGGAACCGATATATGATAAAAATGTGCACCAATAAATAAAACTTTAAGCAATATAGACCAGTTGGTttcttaaagcaagaaaatcaataacaattgaattttgatcatcccTCAAAACAAGGAGTATTAGTGGCAGGTTTCTTTGTAGGAGTTTGAAGGCAGAGAAAGCACCAGAAGATATTCCTTAATTATCTAACAAATAGTCTAAAATTAATGCTCAGGACTGCAAAAATATACACTTGACTATCTTATAGTCTATCTGAGAACTGTGAACTTACATGCATTGTATGGGTCTTGCCACTGCTAGTGACACCGTAGGCAAAAACCGTCCCTACAAGTCAATGTGGAGTCATAGTTAGTAAAGATTTAACTTGTCATAATTAGTGAAGATATAATTAACTGCTTAAATATGAATGATTTGGATCAAATTTTGTATAAAAGCAACAACCCTATGGAAAGTTGATGAGTACAAAAGTGGATAGAAACTAAAAATTAGAAACCTCTTTTACAGAGAAGAGAacaaaataaatcatatttttagaGCTGAGAACTGTTGTATATAAATATAGAAGCATGGTTGAGTTCATTGACAAAACATAAACTTGTCAAGACTGTTAGTAAGTACATAACAGGTTTCTAGTGAACTGCAGCCTAAAATTGGGGTCCAAAATTAGATTAAAGCTTTCTAAAAGATGTACCCCTTAGTGAAGTAAAGCAACATGCAAGCTTAAATATATCAGAGTTTCCTAGTGTCACAACAAAGTGATACAGAAACAGCAAATATCTAAGCCAAGTTCATCTTCTGAAACTTATAGCGAGACTTCCAAAATTGCAAGTCTCTCTTTAAAGCATCTCAACATCCAAATATTTGGCAACTACTTACagctaaacaatgaaaaacaTGACCAAGTTTCTATACCATTTATGCCCTCCATGGCAGCTTTTACAACAGGCCGAGCAGTAACATCATAGACCACTTGAGTAGTTGtggaaggaccaaaaactctatctacaaaacataaataaatattacaCAGTAACATCTTTACAAGACATAACAAGAAAGATTAAAGGAAGGTATCAAACTAGTATCAGCTAGTCATATCATTCCATAATTCTTGGATATTATCAAAGAGGGAGTAGCGTTGAATATCATAACTTGATGGCATGCATGACTTCAAATTTGGAGAGTAGGAGACAGCATAATTGAAAGAGGGGATAGTGTATGTATATCACAACTTGATGGCATGcacgacttcaaaattggagagtAGGAGACAGTATTCTGTTGTTCAACAAATTCTGCAATTCTAAAAATTGATACGAAAAtggtggaataattttttttttccacttaTAAAAGGCTGCATGTCACAGCAAAAGCAAATTTTTAAAAGAACTTTTGCATGTAATCTTAGTCAAGTACTTGCAATATCTTTGAGAAATTAGGATATCAAAGCTTAACTGTAAATAAAAAGATGAGAAAAAATTCCTTTCAAGGGAAAATTCCAACCTCATCTGATGCAAAACAGAGACCTTGGTAGAGCTACATGGTAGGACTGGTTTTGTCCAAAAAAGCTAAAAGATTCAAAAGAGAGCTTCAAATACACCTACAGAACCAGTAAACCAAGGCCCTAAAATGTCATTAGCATTGTGTTAACAAATTTGAAATTAAATTGTGGCAATTTAATCCATTCTTTTATTTACTTCAATGATAAACTTCATAAAGGATAGttttgtaagagaggagtgaccaATATGTACGGATCAATTAGGAGATCTTCCACATTCACATAAAAGGGTCTGGTTCACGGCCCTATAAAATGTTGATCAAGACCCAATTTTGCAGAATTATGAAGAAACAACAACCTGAATCCAGTTGCTCCATAAGCTGATGTATAAGGTATTAAGGCTCGCATCAACATGGATTAAAGGTTAACAAGGGGTGATTGGATCCGAAAGGATTCACATTGTGACCTATTAGAGACCCCCTATTTTACGAGATACCTCGACTATAAATGTACCAGGATCAATAGGCCCAGCCACCCTCTGTTCCAAGGATCTCTAAAAGGCCTAGAGTGAAGAAGGGTAGAAGTTGATGTCGAAATCTTGGTAATTCACTGCCTAAAGCATAGCAGAAACAGCAGTAGCAATGCACAATAATGTATTTGCATTAATTGGTGATTAGCAGATTCCTTGAAACCAACAAACCAGCTGAGGAAAAGGAAAATATATGTAAACCAGTTCCACCAAGCTTTTGACATGTACAGATAGCTGTCTGACAAAAATAATAGTAATAGCAATCAGTCCAATCTTGCAGTTCTCTTGATGCAACAGGGTAACATCCAAAAGAGAAGATAAAGACAGAAAAAGAAACTGGATCAATGTTGAATGAAAATGGAGTGGGAAAAGAAGCATTATCGGCATGCTTAGGATATCAAAAATGAAGTCTTAGTAGTTTATGCCAGAAACTACCTGGAAGCACATCAAACAACCAAATAATGCAAAGAACAATATACTGTGATTCACCACCACTTATGTTCGTTCATGCATGAACCGAGCTTCAATGACTAACTAAACAGTGATCAACCCCTCATAGTTTCCCATAGCCTGGCAAAGAAatgtagaaataaataatttcatattTGACGTGCCAAGTAGATAAAAGGTCCTGTTTCCAGTCCGGAACAGTGTCAATGGAAGCATAAGAAACTGCGCTTGAAACAAGTTCAAAGGCTTACCAAAAGAACTATATTTACCACCTCGGTCAGTAGACAATTAATGCATGAAAAGAATCCTAGGGTGAGTTTCAATAGCCTTGATTAATTTGTCAAGCATGACAAGGGggaaaaaattgaaaaaaaggtATTCCAAAAAAATCACTGCACATTCCTTGCATAAAATCATGGAATTCAATTGCCAACAGGTAAACAAAAAAGAGGATAGACAGGCGAGGAATTAGATTGGCAAATAGCATGTCATCCatgaaaagaaaaacaattagCAGAGAAGTTTTACCAAATGCGAAGAATGTGGTTGGATTGTACTCGCTGCGGATTTTATCCCCATCCGCACACCAAGCGATCTCGTCCCCATGCTGAAATTCGCGGTCACTGCAATTACAGCCAAATTTGTCACCGAAACACATTTCAACGTCCTAAATGAGAAACCATTGAAATCCTTCCAAGAACGCCTAATCATCACCAGAACCCATTTCCAGAATCAACAAAACAAGGAATAAAAAAGTAAATAAAATAGAATAAATAGACCTTCCGAGCCCACCCTTAATCCAAGAACACAGATCTGCAACCGCACTCCAGATCCATTCCCTTACCTCAAAGGACGAAACCTAACCGTCACGGAGATGTTATCCCCAGATCTCCCCGCGTCCGCTGGCTCAACCACCAGCTCCTCTGCCGCAAATCCTACTGGTGCCACCCGCCCCTTGGAGTACTCCGCGCCACCCAGGACAGCGGTCCCGAATCTTGTATGCCCTCCATTGGAAGACCCGTGGAAGTGGGACGACACCGACGATGGCGAAGACCGGGGGATCGGGCGGCCgttggcggaggaggaggtggaggagaaggaagaggctgAGGGTGGCTTCCGGTAGCTGAAAGGGGAGCTGCTCCGCCCCCTAGACGACGAGTACTGCGCCGCCATTGATGACGGCGATCAAGAACTCTCCCTCGCTCCCTCAAGGAGAGAACGTGGAAATGGAGAGAAGAAGTGGAGATGAGGCAGCAAACAACGGCCGGATGATATCACATGACCGGATTCGTAAAGAGAAGCCGAGGAGGGGTTCGGGTTGCCCCTTCTTGAAGCAATGTAGGGGGCGACTCCGGCGGAAGAGCCGAGTCGGTGGAAGCGATGACACGAGCGACGGGTGAAGAAATGAACGGGTAATTTGCTCCCTCATATATAAATGGAAGGTGCGACTGACGTGGCAGATGCAAAGCCGACGTGGATCGTTATGTATGGATGCAAAGTCGACAATACGTAAATTCTCTTACTCGATTATTTTTTACTTACTCACCTACCTGAGTTGTAATTGGAGGCGGACCTGTGGGTCCCACCATTATGTCCATTCACAAAACGCCCGGGTCGAGGAAAAGTGATGCTTCTACGGACGAGAAGAGGTGGGGCGCCGTGGAGCGTGGGAAAAAGGGCGGTAAGAAGATCCTCTCCAATCCAAATTTCAAATGGAATCCTGTTGTTCGACATCAGGGCGCTCCAATAATACGGGGTGGCGTTTTCCAGGACCGCTGGTTGAGATGAACAGTCACCGTAATCGCAGGGGATCCTGTCCAATGAGTAGAGCTTTGAAATTAAGTGAATGAGCGGGAATTACTGTAGGGAGTTTTCTATTGCGGCAATATTTGGGTCGACCGGAGAAAAGGCCGAACCAGGCGACACCAAACCTATATAATTTGCAGATGCTCTCAGTTTCTGATTGCAGATGGTGTTCATTAACTGCCTCTGTGTTCACCGTTATTTATGGTTGGGTGCAGTAGCAGCCAAGACAGCGTTGATGGCAGCCGCAACTACACATTTGTCCACTAGCCGATACCATCATCAACCACGATTTTTGATAAACCATCATGTACCTTGTATTGGAACGGATGGGTCCAACGGACACCTGTACACGCACGATTAAGGCATTAACGAGTAATTGTATCGCTGGGGTAAGCTGACACGGGAGGCGCAGCAGGGGAGCAGCCTGACACGAGAAGAAGAGACGGAAGGAATGAATCCCTTTTAAGAAGCTTAGAAGGCAAGAGATACCTAAAAATACAtgtatctctctctctataaatatGCACAACAGTCTGGAAAAGTTTGACCGGAGTAACGTGGGGAGGGTGCTGCTCCCACGTGCAAGCAGCTTTTGCTGTTCTTCCTTCTCTGCTTTTAGCAACCCAACCTTGTTGGCACGACGATGGCCGTACGATCCCCAACTCCTTGATGAAATTTGGACGTCAATTCTCCTTTGTGAGTGTGAAGGGTGGGTCAAAATGCAATGGGAGACATAAAGTTCTTATTCGCCAGCGATGATCGGATTTGTAGTCTGTCTAAGTTGCAGGTGGCACTTCGTATTCGGTGCAATAATTGAAATCAGTTCCGTCGATCGCTGCACTGACCCACTTCTGTTTGGCTGGACGACTCGTACTTGGAATAGGAGCCTTTGCAGTTACGCTTACGCTACATCAAATCGATCACACCGTGCAACATGCTTTTCTGTGGGTGACGTCATCACCTCCTTCGACTGTTCGattatttagaaataaaaataattaaaagttctatttttatttttgtatctttatattattgtattatccTATCGATTGATAATGTCAAAAGGTAAATAAAGTCTATTATTTCGACAAATAATAGCAGCAGTGATCATGGCAGCAAGCAGCAGTGGGCTGCGTGTGGAGATCAGCCTCGTTTCAAGCCCAGCAGGCGAAGGAGCAGAGTGACGTAATCGAAGTGGTAAACGGATCGCATGAAGGGCAGCTTCCATGCATCCCATGGCGGGTACCGGAACGTGAACTCCACCAGGAAGCTCCTCCTCAGCACGGCTTTCGTGTGACTGAACATGTCGAAGGAGAACTTGCCGTGGTACTGTCCGAACCCACTCCCACCCACTCCTCCAAATGGCAATTCGTCGCAAGCGAACTACAAGGAGACAGTGAAAGGATCGCGAGCGATGCCATGGAGTGATGAAGATTAGGTTACAGAGAGAAAGTACCTGGATCATGGTGTCATTGAAAGTAAGGCTTCCGGAAGATGTTTCAGCTGTGATCCGGCTCCTGAGCTTCTCGTCCTTGGTAAATGCGTAGATGACGAGGGGTTTTGGCCTGGCCCTTATGAACTCGATGCTGTCCTCGATCTTCTTCAGCTGGAAACCAGAGGGCAGCGTCAGAACCTGGACATGAACGATGCTGCATCGAAAAGCAACGAGATGCAGATGGTGATGGAAGCTCCGCACACGGTGATGATGGGAAGCAGCGGGCCAAATATTTCTTCGTTCATGATCTCCGCATCCAGCGGGGGGTCGAGCAGTATCGTCGGCTCGATGAACCTGCAGAGACGCAGGTGGTTCTCTCGTTACATGCTCCGTTCTCGAAGACGACAAGGGAAAGCATGTCGGTACTCACAGTGTCTCGGAGTCGAGGGAGCCGCCGTGGATGATGGTGGCGGCCACCGACGGATCCTTGATAAGATTGCTTAGACGTTGGAAGTGTTGCTCGTTGATGATCCTGGATAAGCAGTCAAATCTTGGGTAGAACTTCTCGAGTGTGGCTTTTAGCTGATCAATCTATCAGAAGCAGGGGCAAAACACGTCAGAGATATTTCGTCGAACACATTTGCGTCGGAATTTAGCGGCGGTTCTTCTTGTCCGGCATACCAAAATCGGTGCAAATTGCTCTTCCACAAGAACATAGTCGACCCCTATGCAGACTTGCCCGGAGCAAGGAACCCATTTCGCTCCTACTATTCGTTCCACAGCCACCTGTTCCAAACCAAGTATGAGAACAACAAAGCtaaaatgaagaagaaagaggacaTAGCGTGTTGATCCCTGAATCCGATGACACCATTCTCTTAGGTTTAAAAGCTGTACCTTTCTGTCTCGGGCGCTACTAAGGGAATCAAAGATGGCCGGAGATTTACCACCTAACTCAACAGCAACCGGCGTTAAATGCTTTGCGGCAGCCGCCATGACGATGCGGGCAACGCGCGAGCTCCCTGCGCAACCAAGCCATGTCACGGAAGATGATGAACGTCATATCCTattaaattatatcaaattaacTCCAGTATTAGATCTCATAAGTAGATTGCCCAAAGCCAGTCTCCAATTCGTGGTCTGTTCTTTGGTCCTTCGCAATGTTGGCCCAAACCTGCAAACCGAAGCAATTTCGCTGCGCTCTGTTTGATACCTGTGAAGAAGATCTTGTCCCACTTCTGTTCCAAGAGCTTCTGACCAACATCTGGGCCACCTCGGACGACCTTCACCGACATACTG is from Musa acuminata AAA Group cultivar baxijiao chromosome BXJ3-8, Cavendish_Baxijiao_AAA, whole genome shotgun sequence and encodes:
- the LOC135646219 gene encoding aldehyde dehydrogenase family 3 member F1-like isoform X1 encodes the protein MESVGVEGVANEVRTDYESGKTRSLAWRRSQLKALQRLLYEEEEGMFTALKQDLGKHQAEAYRDEVGILIKSVNYALENLKKWMTPCRVPVPLLAFPTRGELVPEPLGVVLIFSSWNFPIGLSLEPLIGAIAAGNAIVLKPSELAPASSNFLAKSVPKYLDSMSVKVVRGGPDVGQKLLEQKWDKIFFTGSSRVARIVMAAAAKHLTPVAVELGGKSPAIFDSLSSARDRKVAVERIVGAKWVPCSGQVCIGVDYVLVEEQFAPILIDQLKATLEKFYPRFDCLSRIINEQHFQRLSNLIKDPSVAATIIHGGSLDSETLFIEPTILLDPPLDAEIMNEEIFGPLLPIITLKKIEDSIEFIRARPKPLVIYAFTKDEKLRSRITAETSSGSLTFNDTMIQVLSLCNLIFITPWHRSRSFHCLLVVRLRRIAIWRSGWEWVRTVPRQVLLRHVQSHESRAEEELPGGVHVPVPAMGCMEAALHAIRLPLRLRHSAPSPAGLETRLISTRSPLLLAAMITAAIICRNNRLYLPFDIINR
- the LOC135646219 gene encoding aldehyde dehydrogenase family 3 member F1-like isoform X2, with the translated sequence MESVGVEGVANEVRTDYESGKTRSLAWRRSQLKALQRLLYEEEEGMFTALKQDLGKHQAEAYRDEVGILIKSVNYALENLKKWMTPCRVPVPLLAFPTRGELVPEPLGVVLIFSSWNFPIGLSLEPLIGAIAAGNAIVLKPSELAPASSNFLAKSVPKYLDSMSVKVVRGGPDVGQKLLEQKWDKIFFTGSSRVARIVMAAAAKHLTPVAVELGGKSPAIFDSLSSARDRKVAVERIVGAKWVPCSGQVCIGVDYVLVEEQFAPILIDQLKATLEKFYPRFDCLSRIINEQHFQRLSNLIKDPSVAATIIHGGSLDSETLFIEPTILLDPPLDAEIMNEEIFGPLLPIITLKKIEDSIEFIRARPKPLVIYAFTKDEKLRSRITAETSSGSLTFNDTMIQFACDELPFGGVGGSGFGQYHGKFSFDMFSHTKAVLRRSFLVEFTFRYPPWDAWKLPFMRSVYHFDYVTLLLRLLGLKRG
- the LOC135646219 gene encoding aldehyde dehydrogenase family 3 member F1-like isoform X3 — encoded protein: MESVGVEGVANEVRTDYESGKTRSLAWRRSQLKALQRLLYEEEEGMFTALKQDLGKHQAEAYRDEVGILIKSVNYALENLKKWMTPCRVPVPLLAFPTRGELVPEPLGVVLIFSSWNFPIGLSLEPLIGAIAAGNAIVLKPSELAPASSNFLAKSVPKYLDSMSVKVVRGGPDVGQKLLEQKWDKIFFTGSSRVARIVMAAAAKHLTPVAVELGGKSPAIFDSLSSARDRKVAVERIVGAKWVPCSGQVCIGVDYVLVEEQFAPILIDQLKATLEKFYPRFDCLSRIINEQHFQRLSNLIKDPSVAATIIHGGSLDSETLFIEPTILLDPPLDAEIMNEEIFGPLLPIITLKKIEDSIEFIRARPKPLVIYAFTKDEKLRSRITAETSSGSLTFNDTMIQSKEVMTSPTEKHVARCDRFDVA